A portion of the Pseudomonas koreensis genome contains these proteins:
- a CDS encoding response regulator: MIRLGQATISLERREAFLDGRPLRVGGRAFEILSVLMQADGRIVSKDELINQVWPDIVVEENNLQVQISSLRKLLGEKEIIQTVPRRGYRLLKDREPKLPVFNALASAPIVAQPPPVDAQSVPVFIVDDEACVRTALSRLLRAEGIEHRIFQSAEELLEADIASGPACLLLDVSLPEATGLQLQAALNERGLPWPVIFMTGHGTIPMSVQAMKAGAVEFLTKPFNDDELLGILRSTRQHAAIAFNQWQRVQHVRQLAAQLTPREREVLPLIVGGLSNKQIANQLGTSEVTAKVHRKHIMAKMQTRSLVNLVELYGLISAAPSPGPSSLS; this comes from the coding sequence ATGATCCGACTCGGCCAAGCCACGATTTCCCTGGAACGGCGCGAAGCCTTTCTCGATGGCCGGCCCTTGCGCGTGGGCGGGCGGGCCTTCGAAATACTCTCAGTGCTGATGCAGGCCGACGGGCGCATCGTCAGCAAGGACGAACTGATCAATCAGGTCTGGCCGGACATCGTCGTCGAAGAGAACAATCTGCAGGTGCAGATTTCCTCGCTGCGCAAACTGCTCGGGGAAAAAGAAATCATCCAGACGGTTCCCCGTCGAGGTTACCGATTATTGAAAGACCGCGAACCCAAACTGCCAGTGTTCAATGCACTTGCCTCGGCGCCGATCGTCGCGCAGCCGCCGCCGGTCGATGCGCAATCGGTACCGGTGTTCATTGTTGACGATGAGGCCTGCGTGCGTACCGCGTTGAGCCGGTTGTTGCGCGCCGAAGGCATCGAACACCGAATCTTCCAGTCCGCTGAGGAACTGCTCGAGGCCGACATCGCCAGCGGCCCGGCGTGCCTGCTGCTCGACGTCAGCCTGCCGGAAGCCACGGGTTTGCAGTTGCAAGCGGCACTGAACGAGCGCGGCTTGCCGTGGCCGGTGATCTTCATGACCGGCCACGGCACGATTCCGATGTCGGTGCAGGCCATGAAGGCCGGCGCGGTGGAGTTTCTGACCAAGCCCTTCAATGACGATGAACTGCTCGGCATTCTGCGCAGCACGCGTCAACACGCGGCGATCGCGTTCAATCAATGGCAACGGGTTCAGCACGTGCGGCAATTGGCGGCGCAACTGACGCCGCGTGAGCGTGAGGTGCTGCCATTGATCGTCGGCGGTCTGTCGAACAAGCAGATCGCCAACCAGTTGGGCACCAGTGAAGTGACCGCCAAGGTTCATCGCAAACACATCATGGCGAAGATGCAGACCCGCTCGCTGGTCAACCTCGTCGAACTCTACGGACTGATCAGCGCTGCGCCTTCGCCTGGCCCATCGAGCCTGTCGTGA
- a CDS encoding response regulator transcription factor, whose product MSGQAGRPTATESTRPTIVCIVDDDASVRKSLSNLLRSVGYRAQVYASGEAFLAEADFAGIACLLLDLRMPGLSGIDVMRALPRQFPVICMSAHWDEAALAETGHYQAFECLCKPFEEEVLLAALDKALRR is encoded by the coding sequence GTGAGCGGCCAGGCGGGACGCCCGACGGCGACCGAGAGCACCCGACCTACCATCGTCTGCATCGTTGATGACGACGCATCCGTGCGCAAAAGCCTGTCGAATCTGCTGCGTTCGGTCGGTTATCGCGCGCAGGTGTATGCCAGCGGTGAAGCGTTTCTCGCCGAGGCCGACTTTGCCGGGATAGCCTGCCTGCTGCTGGATCTGCGCATGCCCGGCCTGTCCGGCATCGATGTCATGCGCGCGCTGCCGCGACAGTTTCCGGTGATCTGCATGTCCGCCCATTGGGATGAGGCGGCGCTGGCCGAAACCGGGCATTACCAGGCGTTTGAGTGCCTGTGCAAACCCTTCGAGGAAGAGGTGTTGCTGGCGGCACTCGACAAGGCCCTGCGCCGCTGA
- a CDS encoding TetR/AcrR family transcriptional regulator, translating to MRVSKAQAQANREHIVETASVMFRERGYDGVGVADLMAAAGFTHGGFYKHFGSKADLMAEASANSLAQSLASAEAMSVQDFIDVYVSRDHRDGRSTGCTMAALCGDAARQSGDVKAAFAEGIERLLQILGEKYPTAPQDEGRSKMIDLLARAVGAIMLSRACPDDSALADEILAVCHAEMTASLPGIEEAEKTTQDS from the coding sequence ATGCGCGTATCCAAGGCTCAGGCTCAGGCCAATCGCGAGCACATTGTCGAAACGGCTTCAGTGATGTTCCGCGAACGCGGTTATGACGGGGTCGGCGTGGCTGACCTGATGGCGGCCGCCGGTTTCACCCACGGCGGTTTTTACAAGCACTTCGGCTCCAAGGCCGACCTGATGGCCGAAGCCTCGGCCAACAGCCTGGCGCAGTCGCTGGCCAGCGCCGAGGCGATGAGCGTGCAGGATTTCATCGATGTGTACGTTTCACGCGACCATCGCGACGGCCGTTCCACCGGTTGCACCATGGCGGCGCTGTGCGGCGATGCGGCGCGGCAGTCGGGAGATGTGAAGGCAGCTTTCGCCGAGGGCATCGAGCGCTTATTGCAGATCCTGGGCGAGAAATATCCGACCGCACCGCAAGATGAGGGCAGAAGCAAAATGATCGACCTGCTGGCCCGAGCGGTCGGCGCGATCATGCTGTCGCGGGCCTGCCCGGACGACTCGGCGCTGGCCGATGAGATTCTGGCGGTTTGTCACGCTGAAATGACCGCTTCGTTGCCGGGCATCGAAGAGGCGGAAAAAACCACGCAAGACAGCTGA
- a CDS encoding SDR family NAD(P)-dependent oxidoreductase, with protein MTTRPTVLITGASTGIGAVYAARFAQRGHDLLLVARDQSRLDALAANLRAEHNVNVEVLQADLTRLSDLQTVEARLRDDARIGILVNNAGAAQSGTFIEQSTDSVAQLVALNTTALVRLASAIAPRLAKAGDGAIINIGSVVGLAPEFGMSVYGATKAFVLFLSQGLSLELSPKGVYVQAVLPAATRTEIWDRAGIDINTLTDIMEVGDMVDAALVGFDRREVVTIPPLHEGERWDALQTARQGLLGQIRQSAVAPRYLPQA; from the coding sequence ATGACTACTCGCCCTACTGTTCTGATCACTGGCGCCTCCACCGGTATCGGCGCGGTCTACGCCGCACGTTTCGCCCAACGCGGGCACGATCTGCTGCTGGTCGCGCGTGACCAGTCGCGCCTGGACGCCCTCGCCGCCAATCTGCGTGCCGAACACAACGTCAATGTCGAAGTGCTGCAAGCCGATCTGACCCGACTCAGCGATCTGCAAACAGTCGAAGCGCGTCTGCGTGACGACGCGCGCATCGGCATCCTCGTCAACAACGCCGGCGCCGCGCAGTCTGGCACCTTCATCGAACAGAGCACCGACAGCGTGGCGCAACTGGTCGCGCTCAACACCACCGCACTGGTGCGTCTGGCCAGTGCCATCGCCCCGCGTCTGGCCAAGGCTGGCGACGGCGCGATCATCAACATCGGCTCGGTGGTGGGCCTGGCGCCGGAATTCGGCATGTCGGTGTATGGCGCGACCAAGGCGTTCGTGCTGTTCCTCTCTCAAGGCCTGAGCCTGGAGCTGTCGCCGAAAGGTGTGTATGTGCAAGCCGTGCTGCCAGCCGCGACCCGTACGGAAATCTGGGACCGCGCCGGTATCGACATCAACACGCTGACCGACATCATGGAAGTCGGCGATATGGTTGACGCTGCGCTGGTCGGTTTTGATCGTCGCGAAGTCGTGACCATCCCGCCGTTGCATGAAGGCGAACGCTGGGATGCCCTGCAAACCGCGCGGCAGGGCCTGTTGGGGCAGATTCGCCAGTCGGCCGTGGCGCCACGTTATCTGCCTCAAGCCTGA
- a CDS encoding NADP-dependent oxidoreductase, whose translation MKAFFIERYGKQSGRIGDVPEPLIGENDVLIEVHGSSINPLDLKIRSGEFKMILPYQMPLILGNDVAGVVLSTGAAVKRFKPGDEVYARAPENRIGTFAECIAVDEQALALKPANLDMTEAASMPLVALTAWQALVEVARLHKGQKVLIHAGSGGVGTVAIQLAKHIGAFVATTTSTANAEWVKALGADVVIDYRQQDFATELHDYDVVLNSLNGDVLKKSLKVLKPGGQLISLSGPPTVQFAREQGLSWLLGLVMRVLSSGIRRKARKRGVRYSFLFMRADGIQLQKITALIEAGVIKPVIDRIFAFDQIADALHYVEQGRARGKVAIAVDPESPSP comes from the coding sequence ATGAAGGCATTCTTTATCGAACGCTACGGCAAGCAGAGCGGCCGGATTGGCGACGTCCCCGAACCGCTGATCGGGGAAAACGACGTGCTGATCGAGGTGCACGGCAGCAGCATCAACCCGCTCGATCTGAAGATTCGCAGCGGCGAGTTCAAGATGATCCTGCCCTATCAGATGCCTTTGATATTGGGCAACGATGTCGCCGGTGTGGTACTCAGCACAGGTGCGGCGGTCAAGCGGTTCAAGCCGGGCGATGAAGTTTATGCCCGTGCGCCTGAAAACAGGATTGGCACGTTTGCCGAATGCATTGCCGTCGACGAACAAGCGCTAGCGCTGAAACCCGCCAATCTCGACATGACCGAGGCGGCGAGCATGCCGCTGGTGGCGTTGACCGCGTGGCAGGCACTGGTCGAAGTCGCCAGGCTGCATAAGGGTCAGAAAGTGTTGATCCACGCCGGCTCCGGTGGCGTCGGCACGGTCGCCATTCAACTGGCCAAACACATTGGCGCTTTCGTCGCGACGACTACTAGCACGGCGAATGCCGAATGGGTCAAAGCGCTGGGCGCTGATGTGGTGATCGACTACAGGCAGCAGGATTTCGCTACTGAACTGCATGACTACGACGTGGTGCTTAACAGCCTCAACGGCGATGTCCTGAAGAAATCGCTGAAGGTGCTGAAACCGGGTGGGCAGCTGATTTCCCTGTCCGGGCCGCCGACTGTGCAGTTCGCCCGGGAGCAGGGGTTGTCCTGGCTGCTTGGACTGGTGATGCGTGTGCTCAGCAGCGGTATTCGGCGCAAGGCGCGCAAGCGTGGGGTGCGCTACTCATTTCTGTTCATGCGCGCCGATGGCATTCAGTTGCAGAAGATCACCGCACTGATCGAGGCTGGGGTTATCAAACCGGTGATTGACCGTATCTTTGCGTTCGATCAGATAGCTGACGCCTTGCACTACGTCGAACAAGGTCGGGCCAGGGGCAAGGTTGCCATCGCGGTCGATCCTGAAAGCCCCTCACCCTAG
- a CDS encoding glucose/quinate/shikimate family membrane-bound PQQ-dependent dehydrogenase: MNHSQRVSGVSTFILVGLGVIIALLGLALAAGGVKLVSLGGSWYFLVGGLAMTVSGVLIALKKTAGAWLFAAFLVATAIWAVADAGLVFWPVFSRLFMFSAIGMVVALVYPLLARANGRVAGRGAYAVAAVLAVGVAVAAGNMFVAHPTVAATGTGPGLTPVEPAKAQKDWAHYGNTEGGSRFAALDQINRNNVDQLKVAWTYHTGDVAESDGNGAEDQLTPLQVGNKVFICTPHNNLIALDADTGKELWKNAINAQSKVWQRCRGMAYFDATATLAQPSNSSIIEAKPAPAANCQRRLLTNTIDARLIAVDADTGEFCQGFGNNGQVDLKAGLGDVPDSYYQLSSAPLMAGTTVVVGGRVADNVQSDMPGGVIRGFDVITGAMRWAFDPGNPQDRNAPADGSTYVRSTPNSWAPMSYDAATNTVFLPMGSSSTDIYGVERSELDHKYGASILALDASTGEERWVFQTVHNDLWDFDLPMQPSLIDFDKDGQSVPALVIGTKAGQIYVLDRATGKPLTEVKEVPVKAANIPNEPYSPTQPKSVGMPQIGAQHLTESDMWGATPYDQLLCRIDFKSMRYEGLYTAPGTDKSLSFPGSLGGMNWGSISTDPVHGFIFVNDMRLGLWIQMIPSQNKGQAAGGGEALNTGMGAVPLKGTPYAVNKNRFLSVAGIPCQAPPFGTLTAIDMKTQKVAWQVPVGTVEDTGPLGIRMHLPIKIGLPTLGGTLSTQGGLIFIAGTQDFYLRAFNSGNGEEVWKARLPVGSQGGPMTYVSPKTGKQYIVVTAGGARQSTDRGDYVMAYALP, encoded by the coding sequence GTGAACCACAGTCAACGCGTCTCAGGCGTTTCAACGTTCATTCTCGTCGGCCTTGGCGTGATCATCGCCCTGCTCGGTCTGGCACTCGCAGCCGGCGGTGTGAAGCTGGTCAGCCTGGGCGGTTCCTGGTACTTCCTGGTCGGCGGTCTGGCGATGACCGTTTCCGGTGTACTGATCGCACTGAAGAAAACTGCTGGCGCCTGGCTGTTCGCCGCGTTTCTCGTGGCGACCGCGATCTGGGCGGTGGCTGACGCCGGGCTGGTGTTCTGGCCGGTGTTCTCGCGGCTGTTCATGTTCAGCGCGATCGGTATGGTCGTCGCGCTGGTCTACCCGCTGCTGGCGCGTGCCAATGGCCGAGTTGCCGGTCGCGGAGCGTATGCCGTCGCCGCTGTGCTCGCCGTCGGTGTGGCAGTTGCTGCAGGCAACATGTTCGTCGCCCATCCAACGGTTGCTGCCACTGGCACTGGCCCGGGCCTGACCCCGGTGGAGCCGGCCAAGGCGCAGAAAGACTGGGCGCACTACGGCAACACCGAAGGTGGCAGCCGCTTTGCCGCGCTCGATCAGATCAACCGCAACAACGTCGACCAGTTGAAAGTCGCGTGGACTTACCACACCGGTGACGTCGCCGAGAGCGATGGCAACGGCGCCGAAGACCAGCTCACCCCGCTGCAGGTCGGCAACAAGGTGTTCATCTGCACTCCACACAACAACCTGATCGCCCTCGATGCCGACACCGGCAAAGAGCTGTGGAAGAACGCGATCAACGCGCAATCGAAAGTCTGGCAGCGCTGCCGTGGCATGGCTTATTTCGACGCCACCGCCACCCTCGCGCAGCCGAGCAATTCTTCGATCATCGAAGCCAAACCGGCGCCGGCCGCCAACTGCCAGCGCCGTCTGCTGACCAACACCATCGATGCCCGCCTGATCGCGGTCGACGCTGACACCGGCGAGTTCTGCCAGGGTTTCGGCAACAACGGCCAGGTCGATCTGAAGGCCGGTCTGGGTGATGTTCCAGACAGCTACTATCAGTTGTCGTCCGCGCCATTGATGGCCGGCACCACCGTGGTGGTTGGCGGTCGCGTCGCCGACAACGTGCAAAGCGACATGCCCGGCGGCGTGATTCGCGGCTTTGACGTGATCACCGGCGCCATGCGCTGGGCGTTCGACCCGGGCAACCCGCAGGACCGCAACGCGCCGGCCGACGGCAGCACTTACGTGCGCAGCACACCAAACAGCTGGGCGCCGATGTCCTACGACGCGGCTACCAACACGGTGTTCCTGCCGATGGGCAGCTCGTCCACCGACATCTATGGTGTCGAGCGCAGCGAACTGGATCACAAGTACGGCGCCTCGATCCTCGCGCTGGATGCCAGCACGGGCGAAGAACGCTGGGTGTTCCAGACCGTGCACAACGATCTGTGGGACTTCGACCTGCCGATGCAGCCGAGCCTGATCGACTTCGACAAGGACGGCCAAAGCGTTCCGGCGCTGGTTATCGGCACCAAGGCCGGGCAGATCTATGTGCTTGACCGCGCCACTGGCAAGCCACTGACCGAAGTCAAAGAAGTACCGGTGAAAGCGGCGAACATCCCTAACGAGCCGTACTCGCCGACCCAGCCGAAATCCGTGGGCATGCCGCAGATCGGTGCGCAGCACCTGACCGAGTCGGACATGTGGGGCGCCACGCCGTACGACCAGTTGCTCTGCCGCATCGACTTCAAGAGCATGCGCTACGAGGGTCTGTACACCGCGCCGGGTACCGACAAATCGCTGAGCTTCCCGGGTTCGCTGGGTGGCATGAACTGGGGCAGCATCTCCACCGACCCGGTGCACGGCTTCATCTTCGTCAACGACATGCGCCTGGGTCTGTGGATTCAGATGATTCCGTCGCAGAACAAAGGCCAGGCCGCTGGCGGTGGCGAAGCGCTGAACACCGGCATGGGCGCTGTGCCGCTCAAAGGCACACCGTACGCAGTGAACAAGAACCGCTTCCTTTCGGTCGCCGGTATTCCGTGCCAGGCGCCGCCGTTCGGCACGCTGACCGCGATCGACATGAAGACCCAGAAAGTCGCGTGGCAGGTTCCGGTCGGCACTGTTGAAGACACCGGTCCCCTCGGCATCCGCATGCACTTGCCGATCAAGATCGGTCTGCCAACTCTTGGCGGCACCCTGTCGACCCAGGGCGGCCTGATCTTCATTGCCGGCACCCAGGACTTCTACCTGCGCGCCTTCAACAGCGGCAACGGTGAAGAAGTCTGGAAAGCCCGTCTGCCGGTCGGCAGCCAGGGCGGCCCGATGACGTATGTTTCGCCGAAAACCGGCAAGCAGTACATCGTTGTCACCGCTGGCGGCGCACGCCAGTCGACTGATCGTGGCGATTACGTGATGGCTTACGCCCTGCCGTAA
- a CDS encoding carbohydrate porin — protein sequence MSSAVRFSRTKLSTGLLLGLSCTTALPALAASDSDLLTRSTLTGDWGGLRHQLDADGIKFTGDYSGETAYNADGGLHRSARYSQNIKLGVQFDLSKLYGVDNAGKVQLTINDRRGNSASEDLVGNRLPIQENYGGLYTRLTELSYERSLFTPALNVKLGYMAMGNDLGGLDSGILCNFMNAGFCGHPLNMSGGTGWTNYPNARLGVRVKYDLSPSWQLRVAAFNVDPESNGNSSRAWHLGPKHTTGTVVPIELVYKHAGELPGEYKVGYYYDSSDVKRIGSDDEVSGRGGHYLLIDQAVWRSPTSEGRSLHAFGQYSAASEAASPFSKWYGTGVVLYKPFEGRPRDTLALGYGRAVPNPRSRDVQQDAAMANGAAFPNLDSAEQLIELGYGYQATPWLTLRPNLQYIIEPGAFSGQDIDNALVVGLQVKAAL from the coding sequence ATGTCATCGGCTGTTCGCTTTTCTCGTACCAAGCTTTCCACTGGCCTGTTGCTGGGTCTGAGCTGCACCACTGCCCTACCCGCGCTGGCTGCCAGCGATTCCGATCTGCTGACCCGCAGCACCCTGACCGGTGACTGGGGCGGCTTGCGTCATCAACTGGATGCAGACGGCATCAAGTTCACTGGCGATTACAGCGGCGAAACCGCTTACAACGCCGACGGAGGCCTGCACCGCTCGGCGCGTTACTCGCAGAACATCAAGCTCGGCGTGCAGTTTGATCTGAGCAAACTCTATGGAGTCGACAATGCCGGCAAGGTGCAACTGACCATCAACGACCGTCGCGGCAACAGCGCTTCGGAAGATCTGGTGGGCAACCGCTTGCCGATTCAGGAAAACTACGGCGGTCTGTACACGCGCCTGACCGAGCTGAGTTACGAGCGCAGCCTGTTCACCCCGGCGCTGAACGTGAAGCTCGGCTACATGGCCATGGGCAACGACCTCGGCGGCCTCGACAGCGGCATCCTGTGCAACTTCATGAACGCCGGTTTCTGCGGCCATCCGCTGAACATGTCCGGCGGCACCGGCTGGACCAACTACCCCAACGCGCGCTTGGGCGTGCGGGTCAAATATGACCTGTCACCGTCCTGGCAACTGCGTGTGGCGGCGTTCAACGTCGATCCCGAGAGCAACGGCAATTCCAGCCGCGCCTGGCATCTGGGGCCGAAACACACCACCGGCACCGTCGTGCCGATCGAACTGGTGTACAAGCACGCTGGCGAGCTGCCGGGTGAGTACAAGGTCGGCTATTACTACGACAGCTCCGACGTCAAACGCATCGGCAGCGACGACGAAGTGTCCGGCCGTGGCGGGCATTATCTGCTGATCGATCAGGCGGTATGGCGTTCGCCGACCTCCGAAGGGCGCAGCCTGCATGCGTTCGGTCAGTATTCGGCGGCCAGCGAAGCAGCCTCGCCGTTCAGCAAGTGGTACGGCACCGGCGTGGTTTTGTACAAACCGTTCGAAGGCCGCCCTCGTGACACTTTGGCGCTGGGCTATGGCCGCGCCGTGCCGAACCCGCGCAGCCGTGATGTACAACAGGATGCCGCCATGGCCAATGGTGCTGCGTTCCCGAATCTGGACAGCGCCGAGCAGTTGATCGAGTTGGGCTACGGCTACCAGGCCACCCCATGGCTGACCCTGCGCCCGAACCTGCAATACATCATCGAACCGGGCGCGTTCTCGGGGCAGGACATCGACAATGCGCTGGTGGTGGGCTTGCAGGTGAAGGCTGCGCTTTAA
- the proP gene encoding glycine betaine/L-proline transporter ProP, which yields MKSRKNTVKPIGLKDITIVDDAKMRKAITAAALGNAMEWFDFGVYGFVAYVLGKVFFPGADPGVQMIAALATFSVPFLIRPLGGLFFGALGDKYGRQKVLAATIVIMSLSTFAIGLIPSYASIGIWAPILLLLAKMAQGFSVGGEYTGASIFVAEYAPDRKRGFLGSWLDFGSIAGFVFGAGVVVLISTILGEQRFEEWGWRIPFFLALPLGMIGLYLRHALEETPAFQQHVEKLEQGDREGLAGGPKVSFKEVATKHWRSLMTCIGVVAATNVTYYMLLTYMPSYLTHNLHYSENHGVLIIIAIMVGMLFVQPLIGFVSDKIGRKPFIVVGSIGLFIFAIPAFMLINSGSIGLIFSGLLILAVLLNFFIGVMASTLPAMFPTHIRYSALASAFNVSVLIAGLTPTAVAWLVESTNDLYMPAYYLMVIAVVGLITGVTMKETANKPLRGAAPAASDLEEAKELLQEHHDNIEQKIEDIDAEIAELEAKRKVLVQQHPRINE from the coding sequence ATGAAATCACGCAAGAACACCGTCAAACCGATCGGTTTGAAAGACATCACCATTGTCGACGACGCCAAGATGCGCAAGGCGATCACCGCCGCCGCACTGGGCAACGCCATGGAATGGTTCGACTTTGGCGTCTACGGCTTTGTCGCCTATGTGCTCGGCAAGGTCTTCTTCCCCGGCGCCGATCCCGGCGTGCAGATGATCGCTGCGCTGGCGACCTTCTCCGTGCCTTTCCTGATTCGTCCGCTGGGCGGGCTGTTCTTCGGTGCACTCGGCGACAAATATGGCCGGCAGAAAGTCCTCGCCGCGACCATCGTCATCATGTCCCTGAGCACCTTTGCCATCGGCCTGATTCCGTCCTATGCCTCGATCGGCATCTGGGCGCCGATCCTGCTGTTGCTGGCAAAAATGGCCCAGGGCTTCTCCGTGGGTGGCGAGTACACCGGTGCCTCGATCTTCGTCGCTGAATACGCGCCGGACCGCAAACGCGGTTTCCTCGGCAGTTGGCTGGATTTCGGCTCGATTGCCGGTTTCGTCTTCGGTGCCGGCGTGGTGGTGCTGATTTCGACGATTCTCGGTGAACAGCGCTTCGAAGAATGGGGCTGGCGGATTCCGTTCTTCCTTGCCCTGCCGCTGGGCATGATCGGCCTGTATCTGCGCCACGCCCTGGAAGAAACCCCGGCGTTCCAGCAGCACGTGGAAAAGCTCGAACAAGGTGACCGCGAAGGCCTCGCCGGTGGTCCGAAAGTGTCGTTCAAGGAAGTTGCGACTAAGCACTGGCGCAGCCTGATGACCTGCATCGGCGTGGTCGCGGCGACCAACGTCACCTATTACATGCTGCTCACCTACATGCCGAGTTACCTGACGCACAACCTGCATTACAGCGAAAACCACGGCGTGCTGATCATCATCGCGATCATGGTCGGCATGCTCTTCGTGCAGCCGCTGATCGGCTTCGTCAGCGACAAGATCGGCCGCAAACCCTTCATCGTCGTTGGCAGCATCGGCCTGTTCATCTTTGCCATTCCGGCGTTCATGCTGATCAACAGCGGCAGCATCGGCCTGATCTTCTCCGGCTTGCTGATTCTCGCGGTGTTGCTGAACTTCTTCATTGGCGTCATGGCCTCGACCTTGCCGGCGATGTTCCCCACCCATATCCGCTACAGCGCTTTGGCCAGTGCCTTCAACGTTTCGGTGCTGATCGCCGGTCTGACCCCGACTGCCGTGGCCTGGCTGGTGGAAAGCACCAACGATCTGTACATGCCCGCGTATTACCTGATGGTGATCGCCGTGGTCGGCCTGATCACCGGCGTGACCATGAAGGAAACCGCCAACAAACCCCTGCGCGGCGCGGCCCCGGCGGCGTCAGACCTCGAAGAGGCCAAAGAGCTGCTGCAGGAGCACCACGACAACATCGAACAGAAAATCGAAGACATCGATGCCGAGATCGCCGAGCTGGAGGCCAAGCGCAAAGTGCTGGTTCAGCAGCATCCGCGCATCAACGAGTGA
- a CDS encoding amidase, which translates to MIEVTEVSIAQLRAALESGQTTAVELVQAYLARIDAYDGANTPTALNAVVVRNPEALNEARASDARRAKGATLGPLDGIPYTAKDSYLVKGLTAASGSPAFADLVAHRDAFTIERLRAAGAICLGKTNMPPMANGGMQRGVYGRAESPYNAAYLTAPFASGSSNGAGTATAASFAAFGLAEETWSSGRGPASNNGLCAYTPSRGVISVRGNWPLTPTMDVVVPFARTMADLLEVLDVVVAEDPDTRGDLWRLQPWVPIPRVSEVRPAAYSELAADAKALTGKRFAIPRMYINADPDAGTSEAPGIGGPTGQRINTRTSVIDLWKQARQALEAAGAEVIETDFPLVSNCEGDRPGAPTVFTRGLVSKEFLHHELWDLTAWAFDDFLQANGDPKLNRLVDVDGPKIFPHDPGTLPNREGDLAAGMDEYVRMAERGITPWNEIPSVPDGLRGLEQTRRIDLEDWMDKLGLDAVLFPTVADVGPADADVNPTSADIAWSNGVWVANGNLAIRHLGVPTVTVPMGVMADIGMPVGLTFAGRAYDDSNLLRFAAAFESTGSKRQIPPRTPPLA; encoded by the coding sequence ATGATCGAAGTCACCGAAGTCTCCATTGCCCAACTGCGCGCCGCCCTTGAATCCGGCCAGACCACTGCTGTGGAACTGGTGCAGGCCTATCTGGCGCGCATCGATGCCTACGACGGCGCCAACACCCCGACAGCCCTGAACGCCGTAGTCGTGCGCAATCCGGAAGCCTTGAACGAAGCACGCGCCTCCGATGCTCGCCGCGCCAAAGGTGCAACCCTCGGCCCGCTCGACGGCATTCCCTACACCGCCAAAGACAGCTATCTGGTCAAAGGCCTGACCGCCGCCTCCGGCAGCCCGGCCTTTGCCGATCTGGTTGCCCATCGCGACGCCTTCACCATCGAGCGCCTGCGCGCCGCCGGGGCGATCTGCCTGGGCAAGACCAACATGCCGCCGATGGCCAATGGCGGCATGCAGCGTGGCGTTTATGGCCGCGCTGAAAGTCCGTACAACGCCGCTTACCTCACTGCCCCTTTCGCCTCCGGCTCGTCCAACGGTGCCGGCACCGCCACCGCTGCGAGTTTCGCTGCATTCGGTCTGGCGGAGGAAACCTGGTCGAGCGGTCGCGGCCCGGCGTCGAACAATGGGCTGTGCGCCTATACCCCGTCACGCGGGGTGATTTCGGTGCGCGGCAATTGGCCGTTGACCCCGACCATGGACGTCGTCGTGCCGTTCGCGCGGACCATGGCCGACCTGCTCGAAGTGCTCGACGTGGTCGTCGCCGAAGACCCGGACACCCGTGGCGACTTGTGGCGCCTGCAACCGTGGGTGCCAATCCCCCGCGTCAGCGAAGTGCGCCCGGCGGCGTACAGTGAACTGGCCGCTGACGCCAAAGCCCTGACCGGCAAACGCTTTGCCATCCCGCGCATGTACATCAACGCCGACCCGGACGCCGGCACCAGCGAAGCCCCCGGCATTGGCGGCCCGACCGGCCAGCGCATCAACACCCGCACTTCGGTGATCGACCTCTGGAAGCAGGCACGCCAAGCCCTCGAAGCCGCTGGCGCCGAAGTCATCGAAACCGATTTCCCGCTGGTTTCCAACTGCGAAGGCGACCGCCCTGGCGCGCCAACCGTGTTCACCCGTGGTCTGGTGTCGAAAGAATTCCTTCACCATGAACTGTGGGATCTGACCGCTTGGGCGTTCGACGACTTCCTGCAAGCCAATGGCGACCCGAAGCTTAATCGTCTGGTCGACGTCGACGGTCCGAAAATCTTCCCCCACGACCCCGGCACCCTGCCCAATCGTGAAGGCGATCTGGCCGCCGGCATGGACGAATACGTGCGCATGGCCGAACGCGGTATCACGCCGTGGAATGAAATCCCTAGCGTGCCTGATGGCCTGCGCGGTCTGGAGCAGACCCGGCGCATCGACCTCGAAGACTGGATGGATAAGCTCGGCCTCGATGCGGTGCTGTTCCCGACCGTCGCTGACGTGGGCCCGGCGGACGCCGACGTCAACCCGACCTCAGCCGACATCGCCTGGAGCAACGGCGTCTGGGTGGCCAACGGCAATCTCGCGATCCGCCACCTCGGCGTACCGACCGTCACCGTGCCCATGGGCGTGATGGCCGACATCGGCATGCCCGTCGGCCTGACTTTCGCTGGCCGCGCGTACGATGATTCGAATCTGTTGCGCTTCGCCGCCGCATTTGAATCCACCGGCAGCAAACGTCAGATTCCACCGCGGACACCGCCGCTGGCGTAA